The following coding sequences are from one Manduca sexta isolate Smith_Timp_Sample1 chromosome 7, JHU_Msex_v1.0, whole genome shotgun sequence window:
- the LOC119188348 gene encoding transcription factor Adf-1-like isoform X2 has product MSQNLCSGKMSFSPQDEEKLINIVAKHPVIFDTGHANYRNKSAKEKVWAAIGEELNKNCEDCKKQWKLIRDGYNRFKKTRKSSASDAPKHSKDQRHKQLFFLDGIIHHRSGGSTVPESPPESIDNEENVDSSEVNIELGESKSVFLSCNYEPDQTENQNSDNDQESSYSENQHSDNNTTEAINDAPKRKGKPKSKLKRFKRTNVENNLLKKRKERDQKRQTLLHSIAKKKCDDVEYFCRHIAEVLRQLPPVEKARAKQHLNSVLSEYEIMAARNTVEGHNSTSTYFSPESCESPSSNSAYQWPGTSSVQQVHLPNITPKLEPSTGVMTDVEFKVFPQ; this is encoded by the exons atgtCACAAAATTTATGCAGTGGGAAAATGAGTTTTTCTCCGCAAGACGAAGAGAAATTGATAAACATTGTTGCAAAGCACCCAGTAATATTTGACACTGGCCACGCTAATTACAGAAATAAATCGGCCAAAGAGAAAGTGTGGGCGGCTATTGGGGAGGAGCTTAATAAAAACT GTGAAGACTGTAAGAAACAGTGGAAATTAATACGGGATGGCTATAACAGGTTTAAAAAGACCAGGAAGAGCTCTGCTTCAGATGCTCCAAAACACTCCAAGGATCAAAGACACAAACAACTATTTTTCTTAGATGGTATCATTCACCACAGATCAGGAGGTTCAACTGTACCAGAGTCACCGCCTGAAAGTATAGACAATGAAGAAAATGTTGACAGCAGTGAGGTAAATATTGAGTTAGGAGAATCAAAAAGTGTGTTTTTATCTTGTAATTATGAACCAGACCAAACTGAAAATCAAAATAGTGATAATGACCAAGAATCTAGTTATAGTGAAAATCAACATTCTGATAATAACACAACTGAAGCAATCAATGATGCACCGAAAAGAAAAGGAAAACCTAAATCAAAACTTAAACGGTTTAAAAGAACCaatgtagaaaataatttactaaagaaGAGAAAAGAAAGGGATCAAAAACGACAGACACTACTCCATtcaatagcaaaaaaaaaatgtgatgatGTAGAATATTTCTGCCGCCACATCGCTGAAGTCTTGCGACAATTGCCACCTGTAGAGAAAGCACGAGCTAAACAGCACTTGAATTCCGTCCTTTCAGAATATGAAATCATGGCAGCCAGAAATACGGTTGAAGGTCATAATTCTACATCTACATATTTTTCACCAGAAAGTTGTGAAAGTCCCTCATCTAACAGTGCATATCAGTGGCCAGGAACCAGCAGTGTTCAACAAGTACACTTGCCAAATATTACCCCCAAATTAGAGCCTTCAACTGGTGTGATGACTGATGTTGAATTTAAGGTATTCCCACAGTGA
- the LOC119188348 gene encoding transcription factor Adf-1-like isoform X3 → MSFSPQDEEKLINIVAKHPVIFDTGHANYRNKSAKEKVWAAIGEELNKNCEDCKKQWKLIRDGYNRFKKTRKSSASDAPKHSKDQRHKQLFFLDGIIHHRSGGSTVPESPPESIDNEENVDSSEVNIELGESKSVFLSCNYEPDQTENQNSDNDQESSYSENQHSDNNTTEAINDAPKRKGKPKSKLKRFKRTNVENNLLKKRKERDQKRQTLLHSIAKKKCDDVEYFCRHIAEVLRQLPPVEKARAKQHLNSVLSEYEIMAARNTVEGHNSTSTYFSPESCESPSSNSAYQWPGTSSVQQVHLPNITPKLEPSTGVMTDVEFKVFPQ, encoded by the exons ATGAGTTTTTCTCCGCAAGACGAAGAGAAATTGATAAACATTGTTGCAAAGCACCCAGTAATATTTGACACTGGCCACGCTAATTACAGAAATAAATCGGCCAAAGAGAAAGTGTGGGCGGCTATTGGGGAGGAGCTTAATAAAAACT GTGAAGACTGTAAGAAACAGTGGAAATTAATACGGGATGGCTATAACAGGTTTAAAAAGACCAGGAAGAGCTCTGCTTCAGATGCTCCAAAACACTCCAAGGATCAAAGACACAAACAACTATTTTTCTTAGATGGTATCATTCACCACAGATCAGGAGGTTCAACTGTACCAGAGTCACCGCCTGAAAGTATAGACAATGAAGAAAATGTTGACAGCAGTGAGGTAAATATTGAGTTAGGAGAATCAAAAAGTGTGTTTTTATCTTGTAATTATGAACCAGACCAAACTGAAAATCAAAATAGTGATAATGACCAAGAATCTAGTTATAGTGAAAATCAACATTCTGATAATAACACAACTGAAGCAATCAATGATGCACCGAAAAGAAAAGGAAAACCTAAATCAAAACTTAAACGGTTTAAAAGAACCaatgtagaaaataatttactaaagaaGAGAAAAGAAAGGGATCAAAAACGACAGACACTACTCCATtcaatagcaaaaaaaaaatgtgatgatGTAGAATATTTCTGCCGCCACATCGCTGAAGTCTTGCGACAATTGCCACCTGTAGAGAAAGCACGAGCTAAACAGCACTTGAATTCCGTCCTTTCAGAATATGAAATCATGGCAGCCAGAAATACGGTTGAAGGTCATAATTCTACATCTACATATTTTTCACCAGAAAGTTGTGAAAGTCCCTCATCTAACAGTGCATATCAGTGGCCAGGAACCAGCAGTGTTCAACAAGTACACTTGCCAAATATTACCCCCAAATTAGAGCCTTCAACTGGTGTGATGACTGATGTTGAATTTAAGGTATTCCCACAGTGA
- the LOC115441380 gene encoding uncharacterized protein LOC115441380 isoform X2, whose protein sequence is MGRNRTNGEIKLAWKRMKLAAKAKLSLHRREQSQTGSGKKPPSPSPEDLAVMSIAPHDFAIDVNNYDSDAVITTTLDSVAGTSSATDLAILPVDDIESNNKEKSGANKSIRLL, encoded by the exons ATGGGAAGAAATCGAACTAATGGAGAGATCAAATTGGCTTGGAAGCGGATGAAATTGGCAGCCAAAGCCAAATTATCTCTCCACAGAAGAGAACAATCTCAGACGGGAAGTGGCAAAAAACCCCCGTCACCTTCTCCAGAGGACTTGGCAGTCATGTCTATTGCTCCGCATGATTTTGCTATAGATGTGAATAATTATGATAGTGATGCTGTg ATTACAACCACACTTGATTCAGTTGCAGGCACTAGCTCTGCTACTGATCTAGCTATATTACCTGTTGATGATATAGAATCAAATAACAAGGAAAAATCAG GAGCGAATAAGTCCATCAGGCTATTATAA
- the LOC115441380 gene encoding uncharacterized protein LOC115441380 isoform X1, which yields MGRNRTNGEIKLAWKRMKLAAKAKLSLHRREQSQTGSGKKPPSPSPEDLAVMSIAPHDFAIDVNNYDSDAVITTTLDSVAGTSSATDLAILPVDDIESNNKEKSVIEEIKIKPKKTVNKDKKVSQKKSE from the exons ATGGGAAGAAATCGAACTAATGGAGAGATCAAATTGGCTTGGAAGCGGATGAAATTGGCAGCCAAAGCCAAATTATCTCTCCACAGAAGAGAACAATCTCAGACGGGAAGTGGCAAAAAACCCCCGTCACCTTCTCCAGAGGACTTGGCAGTCATGTCTATTGCTCCGCATGATTTTGCTATAGATGTGAATAATTATGATAGTGATGCTGTg ATTACAACCACACTTGATTCAGTTGCAGGCACTAGCTCTGCTACTGATCTAGCTATATTACCTGTTGATGATATAGAATCAAATAACAAGGAAAAATCAG ttattgaagaaataaaaataaaaccaaaaaagaCAGTCAACAAAGACAAAAAAGTTTCCCaaaaaaa GAGCGAATAA
- the LOC119193816 gene encoding putative nuclease HARBI1, giving the protein MRGCGEAREEVSSSAPFFKAIGFISSLKMPATLVEQEEGMRKFRTFANFPRVIGAVDCTNIRIKKIRTDEGQSYINRKGYPSINVQVVCDADLKIMDIVARWRGSVHDSRIFRESRLKQRFEAGAFSGLLLGDSGYPCTPYLFTPLLNPQTEAEQRYNRSHIRTRNTIERCFGLWKQRFRCLLRGMYGDIETARKTIVACALLHNIAIDMREDLFPGDDLNNEHLPRESNIPVQPYISNATRGSIRRRQFIETHFT; this is encoded by the exons ATGCGGGGGTGCGGTGAAGCGCGGGAAGAAGTTTCTAGCTCCGCCCCATTCTTCAAGGCCATTGGCTTCATCTCAAGCCTTAAGATGCCTGCTACTTTGGTTGAGCAAGAAGAAGGGATGAGAAAATTTCGCACTTTTGCTAATTTTCCAAGGGTAATAGGTGCAGTAGACTGCactaatattagaataaaaaaaataagaactgATGAGGGTCAATCGTACATTAATAGAAAAGGATATCCATCGATTAATGTGCAG GTGGTATGTGATGCAGATCTTAAAATCATGGACATTGTGGCACGATGGCGTGGTAGTGTTCATGATTCTAGAATCTTTAGGGAAAGCCGCTTAAAGCAGAGGTTTGAAGCTGGTGCATTTTCCGGCTTACTCCTAGGTGACAGTGGCTATCCCTGCACACCATACCTGTTCACCCCATTGCTTAACCCACAGACTGAAGCAGAACAAAGGTACAACAGAAGCCACATCCGCACCAGGAATACTATAGAAAGATGCTTTGGTCTGTGGAAACAACGTTTCCGCTGCTTACTAAGAGGAATGTATGGGGATATCGAAACAGCCAGGAAGACTATTGTGGCATGTGCTTTGCTTCACAATATAGCCATAGATATGAGGGAAGACTTGTTTCCTGGGGATGATCTCAATAATGAGCATCTTCCTAGGGAATCAAATATACCAGTGCAACCTTATATTTCAAATGCAACACGAGGTAGTATAAGGAGAAGGCAGTTCATTGAAACTCacttcacataa
- the LOC119188348 gene encoding transcription factor Adf-1-like isoform X1, with amino-acid sequence MLYLFIIMFSFTLSGKMSFSPQDEEKLINIVAKHPVIFDTGHANYRNKSAKEKVWAAIGEELNKNCEDCKKQWKLIRDGYNRFKKTRKSSASDAPKHSKDQRHKQLFFLDGIIHHRSGGSTVPESPPESIDNEENVDSSEVNIELGESKSVFLSCNYEPDQTENQNSDNDQESSYSENQHSDNNTTEAINDAPKRKGKPKSKLKRFKRTNVENNLLKKRKERDQKRQTLLHSIAKKKCDDVEYFCRHIAEVLRQLPPVEKARAKQHLNSVLSEYEIMAARNTVEGHNSTSTYFSPESCESPSSNSAYQWPGTSSVQQVHLPNITPKLEPSTGVMTDVEFKVFPQ; translated from the exons ATGTTATATCTGTTTATAATCATGTTTAGTTTCACACTAAG TGGGAAAATGAGTTTTTCTCCGCAAGACGAAGAGAAATTGATAAACATTGTTGCAAAGCACCCAGTAATATTTGACACTGGCCACGCTAATTACAGAAATAAATCGGCCAAAGAGAAAGTGTGGGCGGCTATTGGGGAGGAGCTTAATAAAAACT GTGAAGACTGTAAGAAACAGTGGAAATTAATACGGGATGGCTATAACAGGTTTAAAAAGACCAGGAAGAGCTCTGCTTCAGATGCTCCAAAACACTCCAAGGATCAAAGACACAAACAACTATTTTTCTTAGATGGTATCATTCACCACAGATCAGGAGGTTCAACTGTACCAGAGTCACCGCCTGAAAGTATAGACAATGAAGAAAATGTTGACAGCAGTGAGGTAAATATTGAGTTAGGAGAATCAAAAAGTGTGTTTTTATCTTGTAATTATGAACCAGACCAAACTGAAAATCAAAATAGTGATAATGACCAAGAATCTAGTTATAGTGAAAATCAACATTCTGATAATAACACAACTGAAGCAATCAATGATGCACCGAAAAGAAAAGGAAAACCTAAATCAAAACTTAAACGGTTTAAAAGAACCaatgtagaaaataatttactaaagaaGAGAAAAGAAAGGGATCAAAAACGACAGACACTACTCCATtcaatagcaaaaaaaaaatgtgatgatGTAGAATATTTCTGCCGCCACATCGCTGAAGTCTTGCGACAATTGCCACCTGTAGAGAAAGCACGAGCTAAACAGCACTTGAATTCCGTCCTTTCAGAATATGAAATCATGGCAGCCAGAAATACGGTTGAAGGTCATAATTCTACATCTACATATTTTTCACCAGAAAGTTGTGAAAGTCCCTCATCTAACAGTGCATATCAGTGGCCAGGAACCAGCAGTGTTCAACAAGTACACTTGCCAAATATTACCCCCAAATTAGAGCCTTCAACTGGTGTGATGACTGATGTTGAATTTAAGGTATTCCCACAGTGA